A window of the Oryza brachyantha chromosome 5, ObraRS2, whole genome shotgun sequence genome harbors these coding sequences:
- the LOC102713089 gene encoding myosin-9-like isoform X3: MAATLKIVLGSHIWLEDKDLAWIDGEVFRIEGQKAHIRTTNGKMVVASISDIHPKDTEVPSDGIDDMIRLSYLHEPGVLNNLSVRYAKNIIYTYTGNILIAINPFQRLPHLAEPHTMAKYKGANFGELDPHVFAIADVSYRQMMNERKSNSILVSGESGAGKTETTKMLMRYLAFLGGRSRTGARTVEQQVLESNPVLEAFGNAKTVRNNNSSRFGKFVEIQFDKSGKISGAAIRTYLLERSRVCQINSPERNYHCFYFLCAAPSEDIRKYNLGEPSSFHYLNQSTCIKVDGISDTEEYLSTRSAMNTVGITEQEQEAIFRVVAAVLHLGNINFVKGREVDSSVIKDEKARFHLNAAAELLMCDRGKLENAMIKRKINTPEGVITTTVDPNSATVSRDGLAKQIYSRLFDWLVNRLNASIGQDENSEHLIGVLDIYGFESFKNNSFEQLCINFTNEKLQQHFNQNVFKMEQEEYNREQIDWSYIEFVDNQDVLDLIEKKPGGIVALLDEACMFPKCTHESFSQKLYEKFRNHKRFSKPKLSRTAFTIQHYAGEVTYQSDHFLDKNRDYVVVEHQELLNASKCSFVSGLFPSVQEENTKSSKSSIATRFKGQLHELMETLSSTEPHYIRCIKPNNLLKPATFENSNVLHQLRCSGVLEAIRISCAGYPTRKLFHDFLQRFRVLAPEFFKERNDEKVICQKILDKIGLQGYQIGRTKVFLRAGQMAELDARRTEVHTRAARAVQSRFRTHVAREQFLILRNTSISFQSLVRAILACKLHLFLRKQAAALKIQKNARCYFASKSFSELRSSAITLQTGLRTFGAYNEYIRRKKNKASTDIQTQWRCHRDNSNYLKLKTSVLVYQCAWRRQVAKGKLRKLKMAARDTEALKVEKEKLEEHVEELSSRLGLEKKLRTDLENSRAAEISKLQATLCEMERRVEEARASQERESAKKVVEEALVLEREKIALLNKEVEELKVLLLKEQEEKNAVKSASFIAQERSNDLTKKVEVADENFKHLKDTLKSFEESTKGLEISLMMERQQNEANRRQIGEAQQRVEELLRQVADANGKSTSLQTTVRRLEQSLLENETTWLTERQESEATNKLLVEAHGKNEELLNKIEVSESNIAKFRDNIQRFEETATTLETSLLAEKQHSAAIMSQLAEMKQGNEELQKKLADANRTNNLLQDSLKRFEENATTRDALYVAERQEHDQTKQSLSKSQERNWELLRKVDEAEKSINRLLENAQRLEKHATSRESLLLKTKQSHDSTTKALIEAERRNQELTKSLEDLERKTNLLEDSVNRLKECTAEKDSLLAIHRQENDATKDELTNAHRKITELVNEFQQLQEIRRHLEDNIKRLEEDAITREALLLSEKQTHEVAKQTLSETQLRNGELINKIQDCDKHTLQLQLTVERLQENASTMEAVLLREREQSNATMKAHSESQERNSQLLKKFEDVDKKIGFLQGTIQRLGEQTTKDTLLLSERQEKDELKKALTETEYRNEGLVIKIEEANKRVEHLQDTVTVLKENIVAQAANMEAERQENDRTRKSLVEAQERNEGLFKKVRDSEYRAQQLQDTVQKLQVDAISRLSSFVMEKQEGDAVKKALAESHGRIEDLIRRNEDLLNRNDDLIKKIEDSGQVISELQATLGRIEGKTTNLDAENHILRQQANATPPSTAKSQAAFSKISMIHRSPENGHILNGNVAYAEKFSTGPAETRPSMVVNQGSTLDLFNQKDYENGDKFPRAHNEIYQHQQPQDDQQLLLQYISQHLGFSGSKPVAALLVYQCLLQWRSFETAKTGVFDSILQTINSTIEAEHDTRSLAYWLSNLSTLSVLLQRSYKTTRAAISTPHRRRFSYERIFEANQTSNSGLAYFSAQSVDGPTGLQQIDAKYPAMLFKQQLVDLIEKVYGMISDKVKKELNPLLELCIQDPRISHSNQAKASLSSASHLGQQSQLTHWLGIVKILNNCLHLLRANHVPSILTHKLLTQIFSMVNVQLFNSRLLLRRECCSFSNGEYIRAGLTQVKHWCNDVTQEFADSAWEALRHIRQAVDFLVISLKPIRTWSEICNDVCPALSLQQLERIVGMYWDDMNGTNIISAEFTSSMRTMMKEESNNATSFSVLLDDDSSIPFSLEDIAKSMPTIEETTENDLLPFVRENHSFAFILQRR; this comes from the exons ATG GCTGCCACATTAAAAATTGTCCTGGGTTCCCATATATGGCTGGAGGATAAAGATTTAGCTTGGATTGATGGCGAGGTCTTCCGAATTGAGGGTCAAAAGGCCCATATCCGCACTACCAATGGAAAGATG GTTGTTGCGAGTATATCAGATATTCATCCAAAAGACACAGAAGTGCCTTCTGATGGAATTGATGACATGATAAGACTATCATACTTGCATGAGCCTGGTGTTTTAAACAATCTCTCTGTTCGatatgcaaaaaatataatttat ACCTATACTGGTAATATATTGATTGCAATCAATCCATTCCAAAGGTTGCCTCATCTTGCTGAACCCCATACTATGGCGAAGTACAAAGGTGCAAATTTCGGTGAGCTAGATCCTCATGTATTTGCAATTGCTGATGTTTCTTACAG GCAGATGATGAATGAAAGAAAGAGCAATTCCATTTTGGTGAGCGGTGAAAGTGGTGCTGGCAAGACTGAGACCACAAAGATGCTTATGAGATATCTAGCATTTTTGGGTGGACGGTCTAGAACAGGAGCGAGGACAGTAGAACAACAAGTTTTAGAA TCTAATCCAGTCCTTGAAGCTTTCGGCAATGCAAAGACTGTTCGAAACAACAATTCAAG CCGGTTTGGCAAATTTGTTGAAATTCAGTTTGACAAGAGTGGGAAGATATCTGGTGCTGCTATTAGAACATACTTACTTGAAAGGTCGCGTGTTTGTCAAATCAATAGTCCAGAGAGAAACTACCATTGCTTTTACTTCCTATGTGCAGCACCATCGGAG GACATCAGAAAGTATAATCTGGGTGAGCCTTCATCGTTTCATTATCTCAACCAATCTACTTGCATCAAAGTTGATGGGATTAGTGACACTGAGGAGTATCTTTCAACAAGAAGTGCTATGAACACAGTTGGCATAACTGAGCAGGAGCAG GAGGCTATATTCCGAGTTGTTGCTGCTGTGCTTCACCTTGGGAACATCAATTTTGTGAAAGGGAGGGAGGTAGATTCATCTGTTATAAAGGATGAGAAAGCTAGGTTCCATCTTAATGCAGCTGCAGAGCTCTTGAT GTGTGATCGTGGGAAGTTGGAGAATGCAATGATAAagaggaaaataaatacacCAGAAGGAGTGATTACCACAACAGTTGACCCTAATTCTGCCACTGTCAGCAGAGATGGCTTAGCCAAGCAAATATATTCTCGACTGTTTGACTG GCTTGTAAATAGACTAAATGCATCGATAGGACAAGATGAGAACTCCGAACATTTGATTGGTGTGCTTGATATCTATGGTTTTGAAAGTTTCAAGAATAATAG CTTTGAACAATTATGCATCAATTTCACCAATGAAAAACTCCAGCAGCACTTTAATCAG AATGTCTTCAAAATGGAGCAGGAAGAGTATAACCGGGAGCAGATTGACTGGAGTTACATAGAATTTGTTGACAATCAAGACGTGTTGGACTTGATTGAAAAG aaaCCTGGTGGGATTGTTGCACTTCTTGATGAAGCTTG TATGTTTCCTAAATGCACGCATGAGTCATTTTCTCAGAAGCTGTATGAGAAGTTCAGGAACCACAAAAGGTTTAGCAAACCAAAGCTTTCTCGTACTGCATTTACAATCCAACATTATGCAGGCGAA GTAACATATCAATCTGATCATTTCCTGGACAAAAACAGAGATTATGTAGTTGTTGAGCATCAAGAGTTGCTTAATGCTTCCAAGTGCTCCTTCGTGTCAGGGTTATTCCCATCAGTACAAGAGGAGAACACAAAATCTTCAAAGTCCTCAATTGCTACTCGTTTTAAG GGGCAACTCCACGAACTGATGGAGACTTTAAGTTCTACAGAACCTCATTATATTAGATGTATTAAGCCCAATAATCTTCTTAAGCCTGCTACATTTGAGAACAGCAATGTTTTGCATCAACTTCGATGTTCG GGTGTTCTTGAAGCTATTCGAATCAGTTGTGCTGGATACCCTACAAGAAAGTTATTTCATGATTTTCTTCAACGGTTTCGCGTTCTCGCTCCtgaatttttcaaagaaag AAATGATGAAAAAGTAATCTGCCAAAAGATTTTGGACAAAATTGGACTCCAGGGTTATCAG ATTGGAAGAACTAAGGTGTTCCTGAGAGCTGGTCAGATGGCTGAATTGGATGCTAGAAGAACTGAAGTGCACACTAGAGCAGCTAGAGCTGTTCAGAGTAGATTTCGCACTCATGTTGCTCGTGAGCAATTTCTTATATTACGCAACACATCCATATCCTTTCAATCTCTTGTTAGAG cAATTTTGGCTTGTAAGCTACATCTGTTCCTCAGAAAACAAGCTGCAGCTCtgaaaatacagaaaaatgCCCGCTGCTATTTTGCTTCAAAGTCTTTTTCTGAACTGCGCTCTTCAGCCATTACATTGCAGACAGGATTAAGGACCTTTGGTGCTTATAACGAATATATTCgccgaaaaaaaaacaaagcttcTACTGATATCcag ACTCAATGGCGTTGCCACAGGGATAATTCAAACTATCTTAAATTGAAGACATCAGTGTTGGTTTATCAGTGTGCTTGGAGAAGACAAGTTGCTAAGGGAAAACTCAGAAAGCTCAAAATG GCTGCAAGAGACACAGAAGCTCTCAAGGTAGAGAAAGAGAAACTCGAGGAACATGTAGAAGAATTATCAAGCCGTTTGGGTTTGGAAAAGAAACTGAGG ACTGATTTAGAGAATAGCAGAGCAGCGGAAATTTCCAAATTACAGGCCACTCTTTGTGAGATGGAGCGTAGAGTGGAAGAAGCCAGAGCATCACAGGAAAGAGAATCAGCCAAAAAGGTGGTGGAAGAAGCTCTAGTTCTAGAAAGAGAGAAGATTGCTTTACTGAATAAAGAAGTTGAGGAGCTGAAG GTACTACTACtaaaagaacaagaagaaaaaaatgcagtgAAGAGTGCATCCTTTATTGCTCAAGAAAGAAGCAATGACCTAACTAAGAAAGTTGAGGTTGCAGATGAAAACTTCAAGCACCTTAAAGATACTCTGAAGAG TTTTGAAGAGAGCACAAAAGGACTTGAGATTTCTCTGATGATGGAGAGGCAACAAAATGAGGCAAACAGAAGGCAAATTGGTGAAGCACAACAGAGAGTTGAAGAACTACTTAGACAGGTTGCAGATGCTAATGGAAAATCCACATCGCTTCAGACTACTGTGCGGAG GCTAGAACAAAGTTTACTTGAGAACGAGACCACTTGGCTTACAGAAAGGCAAGAAAGTGAAGCGACCAATAAATTACTCGTCGAGGCTCATGGGAAGAATGAGGAATTGCTCAATAAAATTGAAGTTTCTGAAAGCAATATTGCTAAATTTAGAGACAATATCCAAAG ATTTGAAGAAACTGCAACAACATTGGAGACTTCATTGCTAGCTGAGAAACAACACAGTGCTGCAATCATGTCACAGCTAGCTGAAATGAAACAGGGCAATGAAGAGTTGCAGAAGAAGCTGGCAGATGCCAATAGAACAAACAATCTACTTCAAGATTCTTTAAAGAG GTTCGAAGAAAATGCAACCACAAGAGATGCCCTGTACGTAGCAGAAAGGCAAGAGCATGACCAAACAAAGCAATCGCTTTCTAAATCTCAGGAAAGAAACTGGGAATTGCTTCGGAAAGTTGATGAAGCAGAGAAAAGTATAAATAGGCTTCTAGAGAATGCTCAAAG ACTTGAGAAACATGCAACATCAAGGGAGTCTTTGCTTCTGAAGACAAAGCAAAGTCATGATTCCACAACAAAAGCACTAATTGAAGCTGAAAGGAGAAATCAAGAATTAACAAAAAGTTTAGAGGATTTAGAGAGGAAAACCAATTTGCTTGAGGATTCAGTGAACAG ACTGAAAGAATGTACAGCAGAGAAAGACTCTTTGTTGGCAATACATAGACAAGAAAATGATGCAACCAAGGACGAGCTAACCAATGCTCACAGAAAGATCACAGAATTGGTAAATGAGTTCCAACAATTGCAAGAAATCAGAAGACATCTGGAAGACAACATCAAGAG GCTTGAAGAAGATGCTATTACAAGAGAAGCTTTATTGCTATCAGAAAAACAGACGCATGAGGTGGCTAAGCAAACTCTATCCGAAACTCAGTTGAGAAATGGAGAGTTAATCAATAAGATCCAGGATTGTGACAAGCACAcccttcagcttcagctaacTGTTGAGAG GCTTCAAGAGAATGCATCTACAATGGAGGCTGTACTGTTGAGAGAGCGAGAGCAAAGCAATGCAACTATGAAGGCACATTCAGAAAGTCAAGAAAGAAATTCACAGCTACTGAAGAAATTTGAAGATGTTGACAAGAAAATTGGTTTTCTTCAGGGTACCATACAAAG GCTTGGTGaacaaacaacaaaagatACTTTGTTGCTATCGGAGAGACAGGAGAAGGATGAGCTGAAGAAAGCGCTGACTGAGACTGAATACAGAAATGAAGGATTAGTAATCAAGATTGAAGAAGCTAACAAAAGAGTTGAGCATCTTCAAGACACTGTAACTGT GCTTAAGGAAAATATAGTGGCTCAAGCTGCTAATATGGAagctgaaagacaagaaaatgaCAGGACTAGGAAATCTCTTGTTGAAGCTCAGGAGAGGAATGAAGGCTTATTTAAGAAAGTTAGGGACAGTGAATACAGGGCCCAGCAGCTGCAAGACACTGTTCAAAA GCTTCAAGTAGATGCCATATCAAGATTGTCTTCCTTTGTAATGGAGAAACAAGAAGGTGATGCTGTGAAAAAGGCACTTGCTGAATCTCATGGAAGAATTGAAGATCTAATAAGACGAAATGAAGACCTCCTCAATAGAAATGATGATTTAATCAAGAAAATTGAAGATTCTGGTCAAGTTATTAGTGAACTCCAGGCAACCTTAGGAAG GATAGAAGGAAAAACGACCAACTTAGATGCAGAAAATCATATTCTTCGCCAACAAGCAAATGCGACACCTCCCTCTACAGCCAAGTCTCAAGCTGCATTCTCTAAAATCAGTATGATCCAT AGAAGTCCAGAAAATGGACATATTTTAAATGGCAACGTAGCATATGCTGAAAAGTTCTCAACTGGTCCAGCAGAAACAAGACCCTCTATGGTTGTTAACCAA GGTAGCACCCTTGATTTGTTTAACCAAAAGGATTATGAAAATGGAGATAAATTTCCAAGAGCACATAATGAAATATATCAG CACCAGCAGCCCCAGGATGATCAGCAGTTATTGCTTCAATACATTAGCCAGCACCTTGGATTCTCTGGTAGTAAACCTGTCGCTGCTCTTCTTGTATACCAGTGCCTTCTTCAATGGAGATCGTTTGAAACAGCAAAGACAGGTGTCTTTGACAGTATCCTACAAACTATAAACTCAACAATAGAG GCTGAACATGATACGAGAAGCCTGGCCTATTGGCTGTCCAATCTGTCAACATTATCAGTTCTCCTGCAACGCTCATATAAAACCACTAGGGCAGCAATCTCAACTCCACATAGACGGAGATTTTCCTACGAAAGGATTTTTGAAGCTAATCAAACTTCAAACAGCGGACTCGCTTACTTCAGTGCTCAATCAGTGGACGGACCTACTGGATTACAACAAATTGATGCAAAATATCCAGCTATGCTCTTCAAGCAGCAACTTGTGGATCTGATTGAAAAGGTGTATGGTATGATAAGTGACAAAGTTAAGAAGGAGCTTAACCCGTTACTTGAGTTGTGCATACAG GATCCAAGGATTTCTCACTCGAATCAAGCAAAAGCTTCACTATCATCTGCTAGTCACTTGGGCCAACAAAGTCAACTCACACATTGGTTGGGCATCGTGAAAATCCTCAACAACTGCTTGCATCTTCTAAGAGCAAATCAT GTCCCATCAATTCTTACCCACAAGTTGCTTACCCAAATATTTTCTATGGTCAATGTTCAACTCTTTAACAG TAGGCTTCTTTTGCGCCGTGAATGTTGTTCGTTCAGCAATGGGGAGTATATCAGAGCTGGACTAACTCAAGTAAAACATTGGTGCAATGATGTTACTCAAGAG TTTGCAGATTCAGCCTGGGAAGCACTGAGGCATATAAGACAAGCTGTTGATTTCTTG GTAATTTCTCTGAAGCCAATAAGGACGTGGAGTGAGATATGCAATGATGTTTGCCCG GCTCTCAGCTTACAGCAGCTTGAGCGTATAGTTGGCATGTATTGGGATGATATGAATGGCACAAACATTATTTCAGCAGAG TTCACATCAAGCATGAGAACTATGATGAAGGAGGAATCAAATAATGCCACCAGCTTTTCTGTCCTGCTGGATGACGATTCCAG CATACCCTTTTCACTTGAAGATATTGCGAAGTCGATGCCAACCATTGAGGAGACGACAGAGAATGACCTGCTACCTTTTGTCCGTGAAAATCATAGCTTTGCGTTTATATTGCAGAGGAGATAA